Part of the Streptomyces europaeiscabiei genome is shown below.
CGGGTACGGCGCGGCGGACGGGGCGGGACGAGACGGCGGCGTACTTCCGGACGCGTCCGCATGGTTCGCAGCTGGGGGCGTGGGCCAGCGCGCAGTCCTCGGTGATCTCCTCGCGGGCCGAGCTGGACGCCGCGTACGAGGAGTTGCACACCCGCTATCCGGAGGGTGAGCAGGTGCCGGTGCCGCCGAACTGGGGTGGTTTCCGGGTGGCGCCGCAGAGTGTGGAGTTCTGGCAGGGCCGGGGGAACCGGCTGCACGACCGGCTGCGGTACGTGGCGGAGCCGGACGGGTCGTGGCGGGTGGAGCGGCTGAGTCCGTAGGGGCTTCGGTCCCGTACGCCGTCGGTCCGGGTCGTCGGCCGTCCGGTTTCGTCAGGCCGGGTCGTCAGCCCAGTACCTCGT
Proteins encoded:
- the pdxH gene encoding pyridoxamine 5'-phosphate oxidase encodes the protein MRKQYRAAGLDESELAGDPMEQFARWFGQAAQEGAVFEPNAMVVSTADAEGRPGSRTVLMKAYDAQGFVFYTNYDSRKARDLAENPHVSLLFPWHGIARQVIVTGTARRTGRDETAAYFRTRPHGSQLGAWASAQSSVISSRAELDAAYEELHTRYPEGEQVPVPPNWGGFRVAPQSVEFWQGRGNRLHDRLRYVAEPDGSWRVERLSP